In Pectobacterium aroidearum, the following are encoded in one genomic region:
- the rplY gene encoding 50S ribosomal protein L25 encodes MITIKAEVRKDQGKGASRRLRSAGKFPAIVYGGSEAPVSIELDHDSVKNQEAKEGFYGTALILSIDGKEVQVKVQAVQRHVYKPKLTHIDFVRV; translated from the coding sequence ATGATTACTATCAAAGCAGAAGTACGTAAGGATCAGGGTAAGGGTGCGAGCCGCCGCCTGCGTTCCGCTGGTAAATTCCCAGCCATCGTTTACGGTGGTTCAGAAGCACCAGTATCCATCGAACTGGATCACGACTCAGTGAAAAACCAAGAAGCGAAAGAAGGCTTCTACGGTACTGCACTGATTCTGTCTATCGATGGCAAAGAAGTACAAGTTAAAGTTCAGGCTGTACAACGTCACGTTTACAAGCCAAAACTGACTCACATCGACTTCGTACGCGTTTAG
- a CDS encoding heparan-alpha-glucosaminide N-acetyltransferase domain-containing protein, protein MSRDIPQRLIAIDALRGLVMILMLLDHVRETFYLHLQLADPIDVTSTDPMLFINRTLAHLCAPVFVFLTGLSAALYQQKVQDRRQTALFLFQRGLILILLELTLINFAWTFQFPPQVIYLQVIWAIGMSMIALSALIWLPAGLVFILGVVIVGGHNLLDPLHASADSIWSIPWAILHDRGWIEIGETFRMRTSYPVLPWIGVISLGYVAGVLYRKDVFPLQRQKVLLIAAGITLALFFVLRSINLYGDKPWQQSDVITYTLMSYFNITKYPPSLLFLCLTLGIGLCLLAVFERQQQKRWLVMLASFGAAPMFFYLLHLYVLKGLYLTAVAVWGKNQGEWFGFSAVWQLWVCALVLMVVLFSPVQAFARLKARRRDIRWLKYF, encoded by the coding sequence ATGTCTCGTGATATTCCACAGCGGCTTATCGCTATTGATGCCCTGCGCGGTCTGGTAATGATACTTATGCTACTAGACCATGTGCGGGAGACTTTTTATCTGCACCTGCAACTCGCCGATCCGATTGATGTCACCAGCACCGACCCCATGCTATTCATCAACCGTACGCTGGCACATTTATGTGCTCCCGTGTTTGTCTTTTTAACCGGGCTTTCCGCGGCGCTTTACCAGCAGAAAGTACAAGATCGCCGACAAACCGCCCTCTTCCTGTTCCAGCGCGGCTTAATTCTTATTTTGCTTGAACTCACATTGATCAACTTCGCGTGGACGTTCCAGTTCCCACCGCAGGTCATCTATTTACAGGTCATCTGGGCAATCGGTATGAGCATGATCGCCCTCAGCGCGTTGATCTGGCTCCCTGCCGGACTGGTTTTCATACTCGGCGTCGTTATCGTGGGCGGACACAATCTGCTGGATCCTCTGCATGCTTCCGCAGACTCCATCTGGTCCATTCCCTGGGCGATACTGCACGATCGCGGTTGGATAGAAATCGGCGAAACCTTCCGTATGCGGACCTCATATCCGGTACTTCCCTGGATTGGTGTCATTTCACTTGGCTATGTGGCTGGTGTGCTATACCGAAAAGACGTTTTTCCGCTTCAGCGCCAGAAAGTCTTACTCATCGCGGCGGGAATCACGCTCGCGCTGTTCTTCGTGCTACGCAGTATCAATCTCTATGGCGACAAGCCCTGGCAGCAGAGTGATGTCATCACCTATACACTAATGAGCTATTTCAACATCACGAAATATCCGCCATCGCTGCTATTTCTCTGCCTGACACTCGGCATCGGGCTGTGCCTGCTTGCCGTATTTGAACGTCAGCAACAGAAGCGCTGGCTTGTGATGCTGGCAAGCTTTGGTGCCGCTCCAATGTTTTTCTACCTATTGCATCTGTATGTTTTAAAAGGCCTGTATTTAACCGCTGTCGCTGTCTGGGGGAAAAATCAGGGAGAGTGGTTCGGCTTTTCCGCCGTCTGGCAATTGTGGGTGTGTGCTCTGGTGCTGATGGTCGTGTTATTTTCGCCGGTTCAAGCGTTTGCCCGCCTGAAAGCCCGCCGTCGAGACATCCGCTGGCTTAAATATTTCTAG
- the yejK gene encoding nucleoid-associated protein YejK: MSLDIAQIALHQLIKRDEQTLEMVLRDSLLSTNAAVEEMMAELHRVYSAKSKAYGLFNEQSELADALRACRKGDEDFLSFSRAATGRLRDELAKYPFAEGGIVLFCQYRYLAVDYLLISVLNSCNSMRVNEQLDISTTHYLDINHADIVARIDLTEWETNPESTRYLTFLKGRVGRKVSDFFMDFLAASEGLDTKAQNRGLLKAVDEYCDEAQLDKNERQNYRQQVYSYCNEQLQSGEEIELASLSQELPPLGEKTFQQFSTEQGYELEESFPADRGTLRQLTKFAGSGGGISLNFDALLLGERIFWDPATDTLTIKGTPPNLRDQLQRRTSSGK, from the coding sequence ATGAGTCTGGATATCGCCCAGATTGCCCTGCATCAGCTAATTAAACGTGACGAACAAACGCTGGAAATGGTGTTGCGTGATTCCTTGCTGTCGACCAATGCGGCAGTTGAAGAGATGATGGCTGAACTGCATCGCGTCTACAGCGCCAAGAGTAAGGCCTATGGGCTGTTTAATGAGCAAAGCGAGCTGGCGGATGCGCTGCGTGCCTGTCGCAAAGGGGATGAGGACTTTCTGAGTTTCTCACGCGCTGCGACCGGACGTCTGCGTGACGAGCTGGCGAAGTACCCGTTTGCCGAAGGCGGTATCGTGTTGTTCTGCCAGTACCGTTATCTGGCGGTCGACTACTTGCTGATATCGGTGCTCAATAGCTGCAACAGCATGCGGGTGAATGAACAGCTGGATATCAGCACCACGCACTATCTGGACATCAATCATGCCGATATCGTTGCACGTATCGATTTGACCGAATGGGAAACCAATCCGGAATCTACGCGCTATCTGACGTTCCTGAAAGGCCGCGTCGGGCGCAAAGTGTCTGACTTCTTCATGGATTTTCTGGCCGCATCGGAAGGGTTGGACACCAAAGCACAAAACCGTGGCTTGTTGAAAGCGGTCGATGAGTATTGTGATGAAGCGCAGTTAGATAAAAACGAGCGTCAGAACTATCGTCAGCAGGTGTATAGCTACTGCAATGAGCAATTGCAGTCCGGTGAGGAAATTGAACTGGCGTCGTTGTCGCAGGAGCTGCCACCGCTGGGTGAGAAAACTTTTCAGCAGTTTTCAACTGAGCAGGGTTATGAGCTGGAAGAAAGCTTCCCTGCCGATCGTGGCACACTACGCCAGCTAACCAAGTTTGCGGGCAGCGGCGGCGGCATCAGTTTGAATTTTGATGCACTGTTGCTTGGTGAGCGCATTTTCTGGGATCCGGCGACGGACACGTTGACGATTAAAGGCACGCCGCCGAATCTGCGCGATCAGCTACAGCGTCGGACGAGCAGCGGTAAGTAG
- a CDS encoding YejL family protein encodes MPQSSRYSDEHVEQLLSEMVNVLEKHHAPTDLALMVLGNMVTNLINTSIAPAQRQVMARSFAEALQASIKKADKAH; translated from the coding sequence ATGCCACAATCATCCCGTTATAGTGACGAACACGTTGAACAACTGCTTTCTGAGATGGTCAATGTGCTGGAAAAGCACCACGCTCCGACCGATCTTGCTTTGATGGTGCTCGGTAATATGGTGACAAACCTGATTAACACCAGCATCGCGCCTGCGCAACGTCAGGTTATGGCGCGTTCTTTCGCTGAAGCCCTGCAGGCTTCGATTAAAAAAGCCGATAAAGCTCACTAA
- the yejM gene encoding LPS biosynthesis-modulating metalloenzyme YejM: MVTNRQRYREKVSQMISWGHWFALFNILLTLGLGSRYLFVADWPISLFGRIYALVSWLGHFSFIVFAAYLLVIFPLTFIVMSQRLLRFLSAALATAGLTILLVDVEVFTRFHLHLNSTVWELVVNPGQGEIARDWQWMFIGIPLIFMVEMLFGTWCWQKLRSLNRRHFGKPLAGVFISAFFASHLMYIWADANFYRPITMQRANLPLSYPMTARRFLEKHGLLDAQEYQRRLTQQGNPEAITVEYPLNNITFRDNGSGYNLLMVMIDDTQPDAIQNRMPNLSRFAAENVRFSDHYDSGSQPDAALFNLFYGLSTTYMDGVLSARKPSALITALSQQGYQFGLFSANGFNSPLYRQALLSDFSLPAPQQQSGDVIITQWQEWLNRDSNPAPWFSYIELNSAPKNASGKDAEPNSRMNIQDVDRQIGQIIRTLQEKNILENTVIIVTTAQNQNANTSNAARFARTQWQTPLIVHWPNTPAQTITKMTDNKDVMTTLMQRLLHVKNSTDDYSQGEDLFSAQRRYPWLINGNGGTLLITTQDQLIVLESNGNYRAYDTQGNRLNDEKPQLALLLQVLTNERRFIAN; the protein is encoded by the coding sequence ATGGTAACCAACCGTCAGCGCTACCGCGAAAAAGTCTCCCAGATGATCAGTTGGGGACACTGGTTCGCCTTATTCAACATTTTGCTCACTTTGGGGCTGGGTAGCCGCTATCTGTTTGTTGCCGATTGGCCGATCTCCCTGTTCGGTCGAATTTACGCGCTGGTTAGCTGGCTTGGTCATTTTAGTTTTATTGTCTTTGCCGCCTATCTGCTGGTCATCTTCCCGCTCACGTTTATTGTGATGTCGCAGCGCCTGCTGCGATTCCTGTCTGCGGCGCTGGCAACGGCTGGGCTGACGATACTGTTAGTGGATGTTGAGGTCTTTACCCGTTTTCACCTACACCTCAACAGCACCGTTTGGGAACTTGTCGTCAATCCGGGACAGGGGGAGATTGCCCGCGACTGGCAGTGGATGTTTATCGGCATTCCATTGATTTTCATGGTGGAAATGCTGTTCGGCACGTGGTGCTGGCAAAAATTACGCAGTCTAAACCGCCGCCACTTTGGCAAACCGCTGGCGGGCGTTTTCATCTCGGCGTTCTTTGCATCGCACCTGATGTACATCTGGGCCGATGCAAATTTCTATCGCCCGATTACGATGCAACGCGCCAACCTGCCGCTGTCTTATCCGATGACGGCTCGCCGTTTTCTGGAAAAACATGGCCTGCTGGATGCACAGGAATATCAGCGCCGGCTAACGCAGCAGGGTAACCCTGAAGCCATAACAGTGGAGTATCCGCTCAATAACATCACCTTCCGCGATAACGGTAGCGGCTACAACCTGCTGATGGTGATGATCGACGATACGCAACCTGATGCCATACAAAATCGCATGCCGAACCTGTCGCGCTTCGCCGCAGAAAACGTGCGCTTCAGCGATCATTACGATTCTGGTTCGCAGCCAGACGCGGCCTTGTTTAACCTGTTCTACGGCCTCTCGACGACCTATATGGATGGCGTCCTTAGCGCGCGTAAACCTTCAGCGTTAATCACCGCATTGAGCCAGCAGGGCTATCAGTTCGGACTCTTTTCAGCGAACGGCTTCAACAGCCCGCTTTATCGTCAGGCGCTGCTTTCTGATTTCTCCTTGCCTGCGCCGCAGCAGCAAAGCGGCGATGTCATCATCACGCAATGGCAGGAGTGGCTCAACCGCGATAGTAACCCTGCCCCTTGGTTCTCTTACATTGAACTCAACAGCGCACCGAAAAATGCGTCTGGTAAAGATGCAGAGCCAAACAGCCGAATGAACATTCAGGACGTTGACCGCCAAATTGGCCAAATCATTCGTACCTTGCAGGAAAAAAACATTCTGGAAAACACGGTCATCATCGTGACAACCGCCCAAAACCAGAATGCCAATACCAGTAACGCGGCACGTTTTGCCCGTACCCAGTGGCAAACGCCGCTCATTGTTCACTGGCCGAATACCCCTGCGCAGACTATTACGAAAATGACGGACAACAAAGACGTCATGACCACGCTGATGCAACGCCTGCTCCATGTTAAAAACAGCACGGATGATTATTCACAGGGTGAAGACTTATTCTCTGCCCAACGGCGCTACCCGTGGTTGATTAACGGTAACGGCGGCACACTGCTAATCACAACGCAGGATCAGCTCATCGTCCTGGAAAGTAACGGCAACTACCGCGCTTACGACACGCAGGGAAATCGGCTGAATGATGAAAAACCACAGCTTGCTCTGCTCTTACAGGTATTAACGAACGAAAGGCGCTTTATTGCCAACTAA
- a CDS encoding integrase domain-containing protein has translation MARQTKPLNNTEVKSAKATDRAIILYDGDGLELQVTPSGSKLWRFRYYKPFTRKRAMISLGAYPSVSLAEARKLREDARLLLGKDVDPQEHKQAEQSRQKNATENTFEKVAAEWFKTKESAGLATHTLNDIWRSMSKYVFPHIGSMPIANITAQRFIGALEPTHAAGRLETVKRLSQRINEVMDYALNSGLVSVNPAARIGRTFHKPKVKHRPALLPEQLPLLMKTLSFASIGRQTRCLIEWQLLTMTRPAEAAESRWDEIDFGAKEWRIPAGRMKMKREHIIPLSEQALGILEVMKPISKHRDYVFPGYRNPLEPMNSQTANMALKRMGFKDMLVAHGMRAIASTILNEKGFPPDVIEAALAHIDTNEVRRAYNRAQYLEQRREMMAWWGEHVESASYGKTSIVSVAG, from the coding sequence ATGGCACGTCAGACAAAGCCCCTGAACAATACTGAGGTCAAAAGCGCCAAGGCAACTGACCGTGCTATCATCCTCTACGATGGAGACGGTTTAGAATTACAGGTCACTCCGAGCGGTTCAAAACTCTGGCGTTTTCGCTACTACAAACCCTTCACTCGCAAACGTGCAATGATTAGCCTTGGCGCTTACCCTTCGGTATCTCTTGCCGAAGCGCGTAAGCTTCGTGAAGATGCACGCCTTCTTCTTGGCAAAGACGTTGATCCGCAGGAGCACAAGCAAGCAGAGCAATCACGGCAAAAAAATGCCACAGAGAACACATTTGAAAAAGTTGCTGCCGAATGGTTTAAAACTAAAGAATCAGCAGGTTTGGCAACACATACGTTGAACGATATCTGGCGCTCCATGAGCAAGTATGTGTTCCCACACATTGGCTCTATGCCTATTGCCAACATCACGGCTCAACGATTTATTGGAGCGTTAGAACCCACTCATGCCGCAGGCAGACTTGAAACTGTTAAACGTCTGAGTCAGCGTATCAATGAAGTCATGGATTATGCACTCAACTCTGGTCTGGTCTCAGTAAATCCAGCCGCACGAATCGGACGCACTTTTCATAAACCGAAGGTGAAGCATCGCCCTGCCCTCTTGCCAGAGCAATTACCACTTCTGATGAAAACACTGTCATTTGCCAGCATTGGGAGACAAACCCGTTGTCTTATCGAATGGCAATTACTCACTATGACTCGACCAGCCGAAGCCGCCGAATCGCGCTGGGATGAAATCGATTTTGGCGCAAAAGAATGGCGTATTCCTGCCGGTCGCATGAAGATGAAACGTGAGCACATTATCCCACTCTCAGAGCAAGCACTGGGGATTCTGGAAGTCATGAAGCCCATCAGTAAGCACAGGGATTATGTTTTCCCCGGATATCGTAACCCGCTTGAGCCAATGAACAGCCAGACCGCGAACATGGCACTCAAACGTATGGGCTTCAAAGATATGCTTGTAGCCCATGGTATGAGAGCCATTGCTTCGACCATCCTCAATGAAAAAGGATTTCCCCCTGATGTGATCGAAGCAGCGTTAGCGCATATCGATACTAATGAAGTCAGGAGAGCCTATAACAGGGCGCAGTATCTTGAACAGCGCAGAGAAATGATGGCTTGGTGGGGAGAGCATGTTGAGTCAGCTTCATATGGTAAAACGAGCATCGTTTCTGTCGCTGGCTAA
- a CDS encoding PD-(D/E)XK nuclease family protein yields MSGNIFPDDFLEQLSKVTIKEIPEPNFFDVGGCGYFENPTSDLMALFMGGHEKVTPWLLKALLKLLKVDAENMDFSSLTAEREVGCEDGERIDIVICHDDFIIGIENKVISGINNPFDKYEEQLKKYIDNNQDVYKCILKPSWNKSSVNNDWKVITYAELADMAISLLGHDMINEPLSKWTIFYNEFLSHLSALSEEEMSDLLSNEQSDFITENFGKLIKAKQLLEAFENTISQEGKSVISKILPDSNITNRMNNWDEDYKALHFYPSEWGYDKTYMSLVYRPESNGDGIEFYVNAEINKNQYPDIAYLKDEVEKSIARNDFIPSASNEDYSVSSSKNGANLSLSFWGLSKDKQGAMTLLHDMTVWVNEKIKSVL; encoded by the coding sequence ATGAGCGGAAATATTTTTCCAGATGATTTCCTGGAACAACTTAGCAAGGTAACGATTAAAGAAATTCCTGAGCCTAACTTTTTTGATGTAGGTGGATGTGGTTATTTTGAAAACCCTACATCAGATTTAATGGCATTGTTTATGGGAGGTCATGAAAAAGTAACGCCGTGGCTGTTGAAGGCATTATTAAAACTATTAAAAGTAGATGCTGAGAATATGGATTTTTCGTCACTCACTGCCGAGAGAGAAGTGGGCTGTGAGGATGGAGAAAGAATCGATATCGTAATATGCCATGACGATTTTATAATCGGCATAGAGAATAAAGTCATCTCCGGTATTAACAATCCGTTTGATAAATATGAGGAGCAACTTAAAAAATACATTGATAATAATCAAGACGTATATAAGTGCATACTTAAACCCTCATGGAATAAAAGCTCAGTAAATAATGACTGGAAAGTTATTACCTATGCTGAGTTGGCTGATATGGCAATTTCCCTTCTGGGTCATGATATGATTAATGAACCATTAAGTAAATGGACGATTTTCTACAACGAATTTTTATCCCATCTATCTGCATTGAGTGAGGAAGAAATGAGTGATTTATTGAGTAATGAACAGTCTGATTTTATCACGGAAAATTTTGGAAAGCTTATAAAAGCTAAACAGCTTTTGGAGGCGTTTGAAAATACTATCTCTCAGGAAGGGAAAAGTGTCATTTCCAAAATCCTTCCTGACAGCAATATCACCAATCGTATGAATAATTGGGATGAGGATTATAAAGCATTGCACTTTTATCCAAGTGAGTGGGGATACGATAAGACGTATATGAGTTTAGTGTATAGACCAGAGAGCAATGGGGATGGAATTGAATTTTATGTCAATGCTGAAATTAATAAAAATCAATATCCCGATATAGCCTATCTCAAGGATGAAGTAGAAAAGAGCATAGCCAGGAATGATTTCATACCGAGTGCAAGTAATGAAGATTACTCTGTCTCTTCCTCAAAAAATGGAGCCAATCTTTCTCTCAGTTTCTGGGGGCTATCGAAAGATAAACAGGGAGCAATGACGCTGCTGCATGATATGACTGTGTGGGTGAATGAAAAAATAAAATCTGTTCTGTAA
- a CDS encoding Hcp family type VI secretion system effector: MANYAYMTIEGKSQGLISEGCSTLESIGNRYQAGHTDEIMILAFNHMMSNDGHAVHNPITLVKPIDKSTPLLAMALNEQEKVKVLLDFYRTTQHAKQEKFFSIQINDGLISDINLVMPNIIDDGAGLILEHISIRYKDVTWTHHKAGTSGYALWEMTKFMN; the protein is encoded by the coding sequence ATGGCTAATTATGCATACATGACTATCGAAGGTAAATCACAGGGATTAATTTCTGAGGGTTGCTCCACATTAGAATCTATCGGTAACCGCTATCAGGCAGGGCATACCGATGAAATCATGATTCTGGCTTTTAACCACATGATGAGTAATGATGGTCACGCAGTCCATAACCCGATCACCCTGGTAAAACCTATCGATAAGTCAACGCCGTTACTGGCAATGGCATTGAACGAGCAAGAGAAGGTCAAAGTGCTGCTCGACTTTTACCGCACGACGCAACATGCCAAACAAGAGAAGTTTTTCTCCATTCAGATCAATGATGGGCTCATATCAGATATCAACCTCGTCATGCCTAACATTATTGATGATGGGGCTGGCCTGATATTGGAGCATATCTCTATCAGATATAAAGATGTGACATGGACGCATCACAAGGCAGGAACGTCTGGTTATGCATTGTGGGAAATGACGAAGTTCATGAACTAA
- a CDS encoding UvrD-helicase domain-containing protein, producing the protein MIEQKSKRSFLEHVFIKTFSKYLKLISKGSFKRGYFSGRKAGYLKGHDAGILKYLIKDERSNAVMQPVDKSIYGPEKIPVNDTVKSLMVEMTKKAYEQGLIGYPTESQWDMIFSEHPATCVVAGAGSGKSTTLVLRVVFMHFYLKIPLSQLTVISFTTKSCEELREKIYSVFQFWGHKGNKETIGSVVSTFHSLIYRLSISAMPGLTAFDFFGDEIKDDDILDVATSKKTNEQLDYLKKVYTNLYLKNNDFKTCIDKLIVLSLTTPATVDDKEVENWKINLSHERDLKLVNLLNERWRNKGIWPIEGVVPEPQECFHVNGRAFYSNGYVEHNKMPVFLSGSIGYELLYDNKEIFIVDPSEPKKNIKLGMAISVKNRIIAGYNNKLSIMINSNKKLDTVVNFLSLHVDGEAPSNFSVKLSGELNASNILDLLYDQGSFIESLGKDVVSSISKISLFREESVDFFFAKALSIFWKEFEKNLHNDNMMTFNRMFMMFSDESVLKQRRVNLLGKYRRFENLLIDEFQDISPQIANWIKAMQRENAILCKKPTIMAIGDDWQSIYSWRGSSPDIFMNFSTFFPVHRDLGKHHTVKMMENFRSDEKIIHDAESLMKLVVRKIDKKSLPCRSPDGDEDGVKCDEYDSRDENDKWQERAVDRIKDQFSLVSQQQKHDKTKVIVLSRTNNTLKNIEKAYAKKYGSTRGIKFLTIHSAKGLQGEVCFIFDDSKALTGHVLRNEIYKQVECFHQSYDQAMVDESYRLAYVAITRGVKRAFWIAPKGSDGAFARFRK; encoded by the coding sequence ATGATCGAACAAAAATCAAAAAGAAGCTTTCTTGAACATGTTTTTATTAAAACTTTCTCAAAATACCTTAAATTAATTAGCAAGGGCTCTTTTAAACGAGGGTATTTTAGTGGGCGAAAAGCTGGATACTTAAAAGGCCATGATGCCGGGATATTGAAATATCTTATCAAGGATGAAAGAAGCAATGCGGTGATGCAACCCGTTGATAAATCAATATATGGACCGGAAAAAATACCAGTAAACGATACAGTTAAGTCTCTTATGGTAGAGATGACAAAGAAAGCGTATGAACAAGGGCTTATCGGCTATCCAACAGAATCTCAATGGGACATGATTTTCTCAGAGCATCCGGCTACCTGTGTTGTCGCTGGTGCTGGCTCTGGCAAATCAACAACACTTGTCCTTCGTGTCGTTTTCATGCATTTTTATCTGAAAATACCATTGAGTCAATTGACCGTAATTTCGTTTACCACAAAGTCTTGTGAAGAGCTTAGAGAAAAAATTTATTCAGTATTTCAGTTCTGGGGCCATAAAGGAAATAAAGAAACCATTGGATCTGTAGTAAGCACATTTCACTCTCTGATCTATCGATTATCTATAAGTGCTATGCCCGGTCTAACGGCATTTGATTTCTTTGGTGATGAGATAAAAGACGATGATATTCTTGACGTTGCGACAAGTAAAAAAACAAATGAACAATTAGATTATCTTAAAAAAGTCTATACTAATTTATATTTGAAAAACAATGATTTTAAAACCTGTATTGATAAGTTGATAGTATTATCATTGACTACTCCTGCAACGGTTGACGATAAGGAAGTAGAGAATTGGAAAATTAATCTCAGCCATGAGAGAGATTTGAAACTAGTTAACCTTCTGAATGAACGTTGGAGGAATAAAGGGATATGGCCTATTGAGGGGGTTGTCCCTGAACCCCAGGAATGTTTTCATGTGAATGGTAGAGCTTTTTATTCAAATGGGTATGTCGAACATAACAAAATGCCTGTTTTTTTGTCAGGAAGTATTGGTTATGAGTTACTTTATGACAATAAGGAAATATTTATTGTTGATCCGAGTGAACCTAAGAAAAATATTAAACTCGGCATGGCTATTTCTGTAAAGAACAGGATCATTGCTGGTTATAATAATAAACTTAGCATCATGATTAATAGTAATAAAAAACTAGACACTGTGGTTAATTTTTTATCCTTGCATGTCGATGGTGAAGCACCCAGCAATTTTAGTGTTAAGTTAAGTGGAGAGTTGAACGCTTCAAATATACTTGATTTACTTTATGATCAAGGCTCATTTATAGAAAGCTTAGGGAAAGATGTAGTTTCATCAATATCAAAGATATCCCTTTTCAGGGAGGAGAGTGTAGACTTTTTCTTCGCAAAAGCATTATCTATTTTTTGGAAAGAGTTCGAAAAAAACTTACACAATGACAACATGATGACATTCAACCGAATGTTTATGATGTTTTCTGATGAAAGCGTTTTAAAGCAACGACGAGTAAATTTATTAGGTAAATATCGCCGCTTTGAAAATTTGTTGATTGATGAATTTCAGGACATTTCTCCACAAATAGCTAACTGGATAAAAGCGATGCAAAGAGAGAATGCCATTCTATGCAAAAAACCAACGATCATGGCTATTGGTGATGACTGGCAATCCATCTATTCCTGGCGCGGAAGTTCACCGGACATCTTTATGAATTTTTCAACATTTTTCCCTGTTCATAGAGATTTGGGGAAACACCACACTGTTAAAATGATGGAGAACTTTCGTTCTGATGAGAAGATCATCCATGATGCAGAAAGTTTAATGAAATTAGTCGTTCGCAAGATTGATAAAAAATCTCTGCCATGCAGATCCCCCGATGGTGATGAAGATGGTGTTAAGTGTGATGAATATGATAGCCGCGACGAAAATGATAAATGGCAAGAAAGAGCAGTTGATCGCATAAAAGATCAATTCTCTTTAGTTTCTCAGCAACAAAAGCATGATAAAACAAAAGTGATTGTTTTGAGTAGAACAAATAATACTCTGAAAAACATAGAGAAAGCTTACGCTAAAAAATATGGCTCCACTCGTGGGATTAAATTCCTCACGATTCATTCAGCAAAAGGACTTCAGGGCGAAGTTTGTTTCATTTTTGATGATAGCAAAGCTCTTACCGGCCATGTGCTTAGAAATGAGATCTACAAGCAGGTAGAATGCTTTCATCAATCATATGATCAAGCTATGGTCGATGAGTCTTATCGTCTTGCATATGTTGCCATCACCCGTGGTGTCAAAAGAGCTTTTTGGATCGCACCAAAAGGAAGTGATGGGGCATTTGCCCGCTTTAGAAAGTGA